The proteins below are encoded in one region of Sphingobacterium sp. R2:
- a CDS encoding lmo0937 family membrane protein, with protein sequence MGNLLYIIAVILVIIWAISFFGGYAAGNNIIHVLLVIAIIVVLLRVIRGNA encoded by the coding sequence ATGGGAAATTTACTGTATATCATCGCTGTTATTTTGGTCATCATTTGGGCGATAAGTTTTTTTGGAGGTTATGCAGCTGGCAATAACATTATTCACGTCCTTTTGGTGATTGCAATTATTGTGGTATTATTGCGTGTCATCCGCGGT
- a CDS encoding MBL fold metallo-hydrolase, with translation MRVTFLGTGTSQGVPVIACQCQVCQSEDQRDKRLRSSILIEYNQHTIVVDTGPDFRYQMLREKVMHLDAVLMTHPHKDHIAGLDDVRAFNYQQHSSISIYGTADLHEALRREFYYAFTETKYPGTPRLDLEEIRAGVSLPLFGKEIMPIEVLHYKMPVLGFRIGEFAYITDAKFISEESRQLLKGVKVLVVNALQKESHISHLTLDEAIEFAYDIQADKTYFTHIGHRMGLHEIVSKELPENMLLAYDRLQLEIS, from the coding sequence TTGAGAGTTACATTTTTAGGAACCGGAACATCCCAGGGGGTGCCTGTCATAGCGTGCCAATGTCAGGTTTGCCAGTCTGAAGATCAGCGTGATAAAAGATTACGTTCTTCTATCCTTATTGAGTATAATCAACATACAATAGTGGTCGATACTGGTCCAGATTTTAGGTATCAGATGTTGCGCGAGAAAGTTATGCACTTAGATGCTGTGTTAATGACACACCCACATAAAGATCATATTGCTGGTTTGGATGATGTAAGGGCATTTAATTATCAGCAGCATAGTTCTATTTCCATTTACGGTACAGCTGATCTACACGAAGCATTAAGGCGCGAATTTTATTATGCTTTTACTGAAACGAAATACCCTGGAACCCCGAGGTTGGATTTGGAGGAGATAAGGGCTGGTGTATCTTTGCCTTTGTTCGGGAAGGAAATAATGCCTATCGAGGTGCTTCATTACAAAATGCCAGTCTTGGGCTTCAGGATCGGAGAGTTTGCCTATATCACCGATGCAAAATTTATCAGTGAAGAATCACGGCAGCTATTGAAAGGTGTTAAAGTACTTGTTGTAAACGCACTCCAGAAAGAATCTCATATTTCGCATTTAACCTTGGACGAAGCGATTGAATTTGCCTACGATATTCAGGCAGATAAAACTTATTTTACACATATAGGACACCGAATGGGGTTGCATGAAATTGTTTCGAAAGAATTGCCCGAAAACATGTTGTTGGCCTACGACAGGTTACAGCTGGAGATCAGCTAA
- a CDS encoding glycosyltransferase, giving the protein MRIVILGSAYPLRGGGIASFNERLASHFQQLGHEVDIYSFSLQYPNFLFPGKSQYSDEPAPEGLHIKTKINSINPFNWISVGKELKNAKYDLLIVRFWMPFFGPCLGTIQRQVRKNRHTKIVCIADNIIPHEQRLGDKLLIRYFLKSVDACLTMSKSVLSDLKLLSPKMPAVYTPHPLYDNYGTQQSKKEARRRLNIDQEGKVILFFGFIRRYKGLDILLQALDDARLREMGVKLLLAGEFYDDPALYLDLIKKYKLEEFILMHTDFIPNQEVGCYFSAADCVVLPYRSATQSGITQVAYHFDLPMIVSNVGGLPELVQDSYVGYVVEPKAEEIAECIFSFYHYNKEEQFRTNIKDEKRKYSWDTFGNELLKLAH; this is encoded by the coding sequence ATGCGTATTGTGATTTTAGGATCTGCTTACCCACTAAGGGGGGGTGGGATAGCGTCTTTTAATGAACGGTTAGCATCCCACTTTCAGCAGTTAGGTCATGAAGTGGATATCTACTCGTTCAGTCTGCAGTATCCAAATTTTCTTTTTCCGGGAAAGTCACAATACTCGGATGAGCCTGCGCCAGAGGGACTTCATATCAAAACAAAAATAAATTCCATCAATCCATTTAATTGGATTAGTGTGGGCAAGGAACTTAAAAATGCTAAATATGATCTCCTTATCGTGCGATTTTGGATGCCCTTTTTTGGACCATGCTTGGGTACTATCCAGCGACAGGTTCGTAAGAATAGGCATACTAAAATAGTATGTATCGCTGATAATATAATTCCCCATGAACAGCGGCTAGGGGATAAGCTATTGATTCGGTACTTTTTGAAATCTGTTGATGCTTGTCTCACCATGAGCAAAAGCGTTCTGTCGGACCTCAAATTGCTAAGCCCGAAAATGCCTGCGGTGTATACTCCTCATCCCCTTTACGATAACTATGGCACTCAGCAAAGTAAAAAGGAAGCTCGTAGACGACTTAACATTGATCAAGAGGGGAAAGTGATCTTGTTCTTTGGATTTATTCGTCGATACAAAGGCTTAGATATTTTGTTGCAGGCTTTAGACGATGCCAGGCTGCGTGAGATGGGGGTTAAATTGTTGCTTGCTGGAGAATTTTATGATGACCCTGCGTTATACTTGGATCTTATAAAGAAGTATAAACTCGAAGAGTTTATTCTTATGCATACCGATTTTATTCCAAATCAGGAGGTAGGGTGTTATTTTTCGGCCGCGGATTGTGTCGTGTTACCTTATCGTAGCGCTACGCAAAGTGGGATCACTCAAGTTGCTTATCATTTTGATCTTCCAATGATTGTGAGTAATGTCGGTGGGTTGCCCGAATTGGTTCAAGATAGTTATGTTGGTTATGTTGTTGAACCCAAAGCAGAGGAAATCGCAGAATGCATTTTTTCTTTTTACCATTACAACAAAGAAGAACAATTTAGAACAAATATTAAAGACGAAAAAAGAAAATATAGCTGGGATACTTTCGGTAATGAACTTCTTAAATTGGCGCATTGA